The proteins below come from a single Ochotona princeps isolate mOchPri1 chromosome 6, mOchPri1.hap1, whole genome shotgun sequence genomic window:
- the PIGBOS1 gene encoding protein PIGBOS1, with protein MFGRLTVPQMLFATVLGIAGGIYIYQPIFEQYSRDQKELKEKMKWARESQEKKS; from the coding sequence ATGTTTGGGAGGTTGACTGTTCCACAGATGCTTTTTGCGACCGTCCTTGGAATCGCTGGAGGAATATATATTTACCAACCAATATTTGAACAGTATTCCAGAGATCAgaaggaattaaaagaaaagatgaaatggGCCCGAGAATCCCAAGAGAAGAAAAGTTAA